A genomic region of Saccopteryx bilineata isolate mSacBil1 chromosome 1, mSacBil1_pri_phased_curated, whole genome shotgun sequence contains the following coding sequences:
- the LTO1 gene encoding protein LTO1 homolog: protein MAENQDLFDTIVMADDRFHGEGYREGYEEGSSLGMMEGRQYGTLQGAKIGSEIGCYQGFASAWRCLLHSCVTEKDSKKMKVLESLIGMIQKFPYDDPTYAQLHEDLDRIRGKFKQLCSLLNVQPDFKINAEGSGLSF, encoded by the exons ATGGCCGAGAATCAGGACTTGTTCGACACCATCGTGATGGCGGATGACAG GTTCCACGGGGAAGGATATCGGGAAGGCTACGAAGAAGGCAGTAGCCTGGGGATGATGGAAGGAAGACAGTACGGCACTTTGCAGGGAGCTAAAATCGGGTCCGAG ATCGGGTGCTACCAAGGTTTTGCTTCTGCTTGGAGATGTCTGCTGCACAGCTGTGTGACCGAGAAGGACAG CAAAAAGATGAAGGTCTTAGAATCATTGATCGGGATGATTCAGAAGTTCCCTTATGATGACCCTACTTATGCCCAACTTCACGAAGACTTAGACAGAATTAGAGGAAAATTCAAACAG cTTTGTTCATTACTAAACGTTCAGCCAGACTTTAAAATTAATGCAGAAGGTTCTGGACTTTCATTTTGA